A stretch of DNA from Clostridium sp. JN-9:
AACCACTGCTATATGATATTTTTTAAGGAATTCCTCAGGTAAATCTGCAGAACTGTCAGTTACTAACCTTACCATGTTATTATTCTCCTCGTATAATAAGTTTATAGTCAGTTAAATGACTGCTATAAACTTATTTATTTTTATATTTTAGTATAGATAAGAAAGTATCTATGTTTTTCTGTGGGGATTCCCCCAATTCATTATTGCTATCTATTTTACATTCCTATCTATACAACTTACATTAACTATTTATAAAGGAATTTCCTAATGCTAAAATAGTCCTAACGGACTTTAGCGAAGGTTACTGCTGTATTCTCCTGCAAAACATATTGTTATTGCCTAGAAAGCTTGCAGCCTGACCAGAGTATCAAATTCTGCTTACACAAATGTTGCATCTCCATTCGTAGCCACCAGCAAGGTATTTCGCTTGGTTGAATGCTGATTACGCGAGGTTGCAGTCAGTACTCTGGATTAGGATAATTCCTTTTCTAATTTCCTCATTACTTTCGAAAGGTGGTGATTTCATGAAGAAAGTAGATTACTTATCAACTCTATTTGTTGGTATCGATATTGGTGCGAGACAAAATGTTGTCTCTGCAATTAACTTTGAACAGGAATTTTTTATTAAAATGAAACCTGTTCCTAATACACAATCTGGTGCAGAACAACTAGAATCCATGCTCGTCAAGATACTAGAAAATAATATATTTAAGGTTACTATTATTGGTCTTGAGTCTACTTCATTTTATGGCGTGCATATAGCTAATTTTTTATCTGCAAGTGAAAAACTTGTGCCATATAAACCCTACGTCTACTGTTTGAATCCTAAGGAAGTTGCTAACTACAAAGATTCCTTTAATGCTCTTAACAAAAATGATGGCATTGACTCTTTTGTTATTGCTGATTTTGCAAGAGTCGGCAGGATTCATACTGAGCCTTGGCGTGGTTCTCAATACCTTGCCCTACAAAGGCTTACAAGACACAGGCTTCATATAGTTGAATGCTTAACCAGGGAGAAGACATATATGCTATCAAATGTATTTCTCAAGTTTAGCGAATTTGCTTTGTTAGATGGTGAAGAACATCCTTTTTCTAATAAATATGGTGCCACTGCTTCCTCTATCCTGACGGATTTTTTATCTTCTGAAGACATTGCAAATGCTTCCATAGAAGAACTTGTTGAATTCATCAATACAAAGAGTCGAAAGAGAATTTCTGATCCACAGATGACTGCTAAAATTCTTCAACAAGCTGCTCGTAATTCATATCGCCTTGATAAATGTTTGTATGAGC
This window harbors:
- a CDS encoding IS110 family transposase; translation: MKKVDYLSTLFVGIDIGARQNVVSAINFEQEFFIKMKPVPNTQSGAEQLESMLVKILENNIFKVTIIGLESTSFYGVHIANFLSASEKLVPYKPYVYCLNPKEVANYKDSFNALNKNDGIDSFVIADFARVGRIHTEPWRGSQYLALQRLTRHRLHIVECLTREKTYMLSNVFLKFSEFALLDGEEHPFSNKYGATASSILTDFLSSEDIANASIEELVEFINTKSRKRISDPQMTAKILQQAARNSYRLDKCLYEPLTTSIACSFNCIQAFEKELSTINKAIEKAVMGMNPVEYQILMSIPGFGPVYSSGILAELGSVHAFPNNDAIAKYAGIVWKENQSGDFKAENTPMNKAGNRYLRYYLIEAAGSVIRHVPEYQAFYQKKFAEVTTHQHKRALALTSRKLIRLIFGLLAKNQLYSSNRVD